Genomic segment of Vibrio natriegens NBRC 15636 = ATCC 14048 = DSM 759:
GATTCCAATCAGCATGATGCCAAAACCACCAACGATCCAACCGGCTCGATCGCGATGCATCTTCACCTCGGATTGTCCTAACTGCTTTTTAAGCCGTGAGTAAATGCCCAAAGCAAGGATCATGGAGCCCAACATCTTCTCAGCAATACCATCAGGAATATGAACGATGATATTAGCGCCAATAATGACACCAATACTGCCGACCAGTATTAAATACAGCGCTACGGGAAGTTTTATTGTGCCAGCTTTTAAATGCGTACTGGCTGCGCCTAAACCTAAGGCAACGGACGCGACTTTATGAGTGCCAAGAGCAACAGAAAAAGGCAAACCTAAAAAAATCAGTAGGGGGAATTGCAACAAACCTGCGCCGCCACCAGAAAGTGACGCTAACGTGTTTGCGATAAGAGAGCCCAAAAAGAGCGTGAGGGTATCTAGCCAGTCCATGTGCACAACAAAGGGGACATTTTGCCCCCTTTAATCAGAAAATCAGTTTCTAAACAGTACCGTAGAACCGTGATTCAGGCTAGTTAATAACAGAGTTTTCTCGTTAACCACATCAATACGGCGGCTTTGCTCGGCATCCAGCCTGAAAATTTGAGTAATCAAGCGAAGCTGTTCTTCAGAGAAGTCTCTCGACTGAGAAGACGAAATGTCTTTGAATTCAGACGGTGAAACGAGCAGGTAATTATCGCTCACTTCCCAGCGACCTTTCTCTGAGATATTGATGGTTGATTCCGCCGTCGAACCTTGGGCAAACAGCTTAATGTTCGCTACACGGATGTATTCGCCATTAGGCAAATATTTCACGTTGGACTCGACATTGACCTTACGCAGCGGACCTACCGTGTCATTCGGCAACTTATCAGTAATGAGTGTCACCATGGCAGATTGCCACTCGTTTGCAGTCAGAACCTGTTCAATTTTGAGGTCGCTGCCCCAGTATAACCAGCCACTGAAAAGCATGGATACGGCCAAAACCGCAGATGCAAATTTTATCTTCATAATGGCCTCCCCTTATTTACAGATATCGGCTGGGTCACTTTGACCAGAAACTATACGCAAAGTGACATTCTCATAAGAGTGGTCGATGTCATGGATATAGTTCAGCACCAGTTGGTTGTTCTGGCCACCGGTTGCGATGACCTGCACAGGCAATGAATCTTTTGTGTGATGGTCAACGTAGCGTTCCACACATTGCTTGATAGACGGCAACCAGTCATTAATTTGCGGGTGATTCACAGGCGTTAGCACAGGTACATTTTGATAAATATCTACCTGACGGAATTGGGACTCCGCGGGATTCGTGAATAGCAGTACGCCAACTGGAAACAATATAGCTACCAATAAAATCAGCCGTGGCAACCACATATTTGGTTTCTTTTGCGGCTGAACCTGAGCTTGTTCACTACGAAACTCGTGCTCTACTTTTGTTTCGGAGATCGGCTCAGCTGGTGGCTCGTCAGAAATATCCGTGCTTTTCGCTTTGTCTGGCTCAACGTCTGAAGCTAGCTCTTCAGAGTCTGAGTTAACAACAGAGGAAAGCGGATTCAATCGTTCTACAGAACAGATTAACTGGTAGCCACGCTTTGGTACGGTTTTTACATACTCTGGAGATTTTGTTGAGTCCTTCAACATCTTACGCAGGGTAGAGATCGCTTGAGTAAGGCTTGAGTCATCCACCTCAAAACCTTGCTCACGCCAGACAAACTCGTGGAGTTCGTTACGGGTTAACACTTCGTTGGGTCTTTCTGCCAACATCAGGAGAATGCGACTTTCGTTGCTTCCTAAACGTACAACGTCGTTGTCGTTTTGTTGGTCAGCAAGCGAATTACTATTTGGGTCAAAAGTAAACCTTTGAGCAAGTAGAAATTTGGTGCCAATGCTAGTCATTTAGTTCTTCTTAGATGGATGATGTTGAAATTATGGTGATTTATATCACAAATTCATGCTATGCGCGTAGGATATGCACGACGTTTTAGATGCTTTTAGCCGGGTAGGATAATTAAATTTTTGTAAAAAAACACTGTTTTTAGTTGGATTGACCTTGAATTTACATTTGTCAGCCACATGTTACATGACATATTAGAAACGCTATTTCATGGAGTTGAGGTGTTTACTTTTCTCCCTGAGATGGTTTGTTAGATTAGATGTTATGGAGCAAACATGAGCGAAACTGTATCTCAAAATAAAGAAACTCGTGGTTTTCAATCAGAAGTAAAACAACTACTGCATTTAATGATCCATTCTCTTTATTCCAACAAAGAGATCTTTTTGCGTGAGCTGATTTCTAACGCATCAGATGCATCAGACAAATTGCGATTTCAGGCGCTATCTAACCCAGATTTGTATCAGGGTAACGCTGACCTTGGCGTAAAACTGTCATTTGATGAGAGCGCAAATACCTTAACGATTTCTGACAATGGTATCGGCATGAGCCGTGATGATGTGATCGAGCATCTGGGTACTATTGCGAAATCTGGCACGGCAGATTTCTTCTCAAAACTGTCTGAAGATCAAAGCAAAGACTCACAATTGATTGGTCAGTTTGGTGTCGGCTTCTATTCTGCGTTTATCGTGGCAGATGCTGTTACGGTTCGCACTCGTGCTGCAGGTGTTTCAGCAGAAGAGGCCGTGCAATGGCACTCTGCGGGTGAAGGTGAGTACACGATTGAAAACATCGTAAAAGACGCTCGCGGTACCGACATCATTCTGCACATGCGTGAAGAAGGTAAAGAGTTCCTGAGTGAATGGCGTCTGCGCGAAGTGATCAGTAAGTATTCTGACCATATCGGTATCCCGGTTTCTATCCAAACAGCGGTACGTGATGACGAAGGCAATGAAACTGGCGAGAAAAAGTGGGAGCAAATTAACAAGGCTCAAGCGCTATGGACTCGCAATAAATCTGATATCTCAGAAGAAGAGTATCAAGAGTTTTACAAGCACGTTTCGCATGACTTCGCGGATCCACTGACCTGGAGTCATAACCGCGTTGAAGGTAAAAACGACTACACGAGTCTTCTTTACATCCCGTCTAAAGCACCATGGGACATGATGAACCGCGACCATAAATCTGGTCTGAAACTGTATGTACAACGTGTATTCATCATGGATGACGCGGAGCAGTTTATGCCGTCTTACCTGCGTTTTGTACGCGGTCTGATAGATTCAAACGATCTTCCGCTAAACGTATCGCGTGAGATTCTGCAAGACAACAAAGTGACTCAGTCATTGCGCAATGCTTGTACCAAGCGCGTATTGACGATGCTAGAGCGCATGGCAAAGAATGACTCAGAAAAATACCAGTCATTCTGGAAAGAGTTTGGCCTTGTACTGAAAGAGGGTCCGGCTGAAGACTTCGCAAACAAAGAGAAGATCGCTGGTCTGTTACGTTTCGTGTCTACTGAAGTTGACTCTGCTGAGCAAACTGTCGCACTGGCTGACTACGTGGAGCGCATGAAAGAAGGTCAGGACAAGATCTACTACCTGACAGCAGACAGCTACGCCGCAGCGAAAAACAGCCCGCACTTAGAGCAGTTCAAAGCAAAAGGCATCGAAGTTATCCTGATGTACGACCGCATTGATGAGTGGTTAATGAACTACCTGACTGAGTTCGACGGTAAGCAGTTCCAGTCAATCACTAAAGCGGGTCTGGATCTGAGCAACTTCGAAGATGAAGCCGAGAAAGAAAAGCAGAAAGAGACTGAGGAAGAGTTTAAGTCAGTTGTGGAACGCACTAAGTCTTACTTAGGCGATCGCGTAAAAGAAGTTCGCACAACGTTCAAATTGGCTTCAACACCGGCGGTTGTGGTGACGGATGATTACGAGATGGGGACTCAAATGGCGAAGCTTCTTGCGGCAGCAGGTCAGGCAGTGCCAGAAGTGAAATACATCTTCGAAATCAACCCGGAGCATGAACTGGTTAAACGCATGGCTGATGAAGCTGACGAGGAAGCGTTTGGCCGCTGGGTTGAGGTACTTTTAGGGCAGGCGATGCTTGCTGAACGCGGTTCAATGGAAGACCCTGCCCAGTTCTTAGGTGCGATCAATCAGCTTTTGACTAAGGTTTAATAGTCAATACTCATTAAAAAGCTCGCGTATCGCGAGCTTTTTGTTTGTTATCGCATAAATTTGCATTGTAGGTGTTGAGTTAATAGTCAATAGTGGCATAAAGATGCGGTTGTTAACATTCTTTAGTCTTAATTCACTCTTTGCTCACATAACCTGTGGTAGAATCTGTGACTTGAATGTCAGTCACAAGGCGTGTATTTTTGCCGCCTAACGTTATACCGAAACTTATCGTTGCGATTGCTTCTTAGGTTTGAAACTTGAGTAGGCAGGCTATTGTGAGCTTCGGTATAAATCTTAAATATTAAAGAGGATAAATCATGCGCATCATTCTTCTAGGTGCTCCAGGTGCAGGTAAAGGCACACAAGCAAACTTCATCATGGATAAATACGGTATTCCACAAATCTCTACTGGTGATATGCTTCGTGCGGCGATCAAAGCAGGTACAGAGCTTGGTAAACAAGCGAAAGCTGTTATCGACGCTGGTCAGCTAGTTTCTGATGAAATCATCCTTGGCCTTATCAAAGAACGTATCGCTCAAGACGATTGCGCAAAAGGCTTCCTACTAGACGGTTTCCCTCGCACTATCCCTCAGGCTGATGGCCTAAAAGAAATGGGTGTTGACGTTGATTACGTTATTGAATTCGACGTTGCTGATGACGTGATCGTTGAGCGTATGGCTGGTCGTCGTGCTCACCTTCCTTCAGGTCGTACTTACCACGTTGTTTACAACCCGCCTAAAGTGGAAGGTAAAGATGACGTAACTGGTGAAGATCTTGTTGTTCGTGATGACGACAAAGAAGAAACAGTACGTGCACGTCTAGGTGTTTACCATGAGCAAACTGCGCCACTTATCAACTACTACGGTAAAGAAGCAGAAGCTGGTAAAACTACGTACCTAAAATTCGATGGTACTAAGCAAGTTTCTGAAGTAAGTGCTGATATCGAGAAGGCATTAGCATAATAGGTAATACCTATTATCAAAATTTTTAAGAATTTTGTTATAGTTAAGCGACCGTAAGGTCGCTTTTTTTATACATTTTTATAATACCAATTCCAGTCATATCTTATCATTCTTGCTGGTTAAAATAGCTGGCATTGGTACACGCTGGAAACAAAGGGACGCTATGCAAAAAATAAAAAAACAAGGTGTGCTTCTGGTTAACTTGGGTACACCTGATGAACCAACTGCTCCTGCTGTAAAGCGCTTCTTGAGCCAGTTTCTTCATGATCACCGAGTGGTCGACATGACACGATGGCTTTGGTGTCCAATTTTGCACGGGGTTATTTTGCCAATACGTGCGCCAAAAGTTGCCAAGCTTTATGAGTCCGTTTGGATGGAAGAGGGTTCCCCTCTGATGGTGTACTCAAAGCGCCAAGCGAAGAAACTGGCTAAGCAGTTAGATATGCCCGTAGAGCTTGGCATGACTTATGGTAATCCAAGTTTACACGCGGGTTTTGAAGCCTTACTATCGCAAGGGGTCGATGAGGTCATCGTATTGCCTTTGTATCCTCAGTATTCAGGTACAACAACAGCGGCGGTGTCTGATGGGATAACCAAAGCTTTTAAGAAATTACCCGTCATACCGGCATATAGCTTAATTCGTGATTATCACGACCATCCAATGTTCATTGATGCCTTGGCTCAATCCGTAAGAGCGTATTGGGCTGAACATGGACAAGGGGAGTATCTGCTATGTTCCTATCACGGCATACCGAAACGTTTTGCAGATAACGGTGACATTTATCCTCAACATTGTGAAACGACGACTCGCTTGCTGGGTGAAGCACTTGGGTTGAATGAAACGCAGATAGGGATGGCTTATCAGTCCCGTTTTGGGCGTGAAGAGTGGTTACAGCCATACACTGATAAAACTCTGGAAACGTTGCCTGCCAAAGGTATTAAAAAGATTGATATCATGACACCAGCATTTTCTTCGGATTGTTTGGAAACGCTAGAAGAAATCGCGGGAGAGAACAAACACATTTTCTTAGAAGCAGGCGGTGAGCAGTTTAATTACATTCCTTGCCTGAATGATGATGAGCGACATATTGAGATGATGGCGGAGTTGGTTCGCAATAAGCTTTAATCGTTGTCATGAAATGTTCTTAACAAAAAGGGTCGCAAGTGCGACCCTTTTTAGTTTGAATGATGTATTAAGCAACTTGTACTTGTTGCTCTTCTACTTGTTCCGCGTTGCTCGCTGAACTTTCAGCACCGTGCATCCAGCGCACGAGCGTGTTAGAGAACAACAGCAAAATTAGACCACTGACCGTCGCGCTCGCTGCGATACCGCTAAAGATAGCCATCGCACCTAGCTCACCAACATGGGATCCCACATAGCCAGCTACGTAGTTTGCAATCGCATTACAGCCGAACCATGCACCCATCATTAATGATGCCAAACGCAGAGGCGCAAGTT
This window contains:
- a CDS encoding sulfite exporter TauE/SafE family protein, giving the protein MDWLDTLTLFLGSLIANTLASLSGGGAGLLQFPLLIFLGLPFSVALGTHKVASVALGLGAASTHLKAGTIKLPVALYLILVGSIGVIIGANIIVHIPDGIAEKMLGSMILALGIYSRLKKQLGQSEVKMHRDRAGWIVGGFGIMLIGIINGSLTAGSGLLVTLFLVRWFGFDYKQAVAYTMICVGLFWNGIGGVAVVQAGAPIHWAWLPVLLLSSFLGGSLGAWAATRYSNRVIKIAFEILTFAVGFKLLV
- a CDS encoding regulatory protein ToxS, with protein sequence MKIKFASAVLAVSMLFSGWLYWGSDLKIEQVLTANEWQSAMVTLITDKLPNDTVGPLRKVNVESNVKYLPNGEYIRVANIKLFAQGSTAESTINISEKGRWEVSDNYLLVSPSEFKDISSSQSRDFSEEQLRLITQIFRLDAEQSRRIDVVNEKTLLLTSLNHGSTVLFRN
- a CDS encoding transcriptional regulator, which codes for MTSIGTKFLLAQRFTFDPNSNSLADQQNDNDVVRLGSNESRILLMLAERPNEVLTRNELHEFVWREQGFEVDDSSLTQAISTLRKMLKDSTKSPEYVKTVPKRGYQLICSVERLNPLSSVVNSDSEELASDVEPDKAKSTDISDEPPAEPISETKVEHEFRSEQAQVQPQKKPNMWLPRLILLVAILFPVGVLLFTNPAESQFRQVDIYQNVPVLTPVNHPQINDWLPSIKQCVERYVDHHTKDSLPVQVIATGGQNNQLVLNYIHDIDHSYENVTLRIVSGQSDPADICK
- the htpG gene encoding molecular chaperone HtpG, yielding MSETVSQNKETRGFQSEVKQLLHLMIHSLYSNKEIFLRELISNASDASDKLRFQALSNPDLYQGNADLGVKLSFDESANTLTISDNGIGMSRDDVIEHLGTIAKSGTADFFSKLSEDQSKDSQLIGQFGVGFYSAFIVADAVTVRTRAAGVSAEEAVQWHSAGEGEYTIENIVKDARGTDIILHMREEGKEFLSEWRLREVISKYSDHIGIPVSIQTAVRDDEGNETGEKKWEQINKAQALWTRNKSDISEEEYQEFYKHVSHDFADPLTWSHNRVEGKNDYTSLLYIPSKAPWDMMNRDHKSGLKLYVQRVFIMDDAEQFMPSYLRFVRGLIDSNDLPLNVSREILQDNKVTQSLRNACTKRVLTMLERMAKNDSEKYQSFWKEFGLVLKEGPAEDFANKEKIAGLLRFVSTEVDSAEQTVALADYVERMKEGQDKIYYLTADSYAAAKNSPHLEQFKAKGIEVILMYDRIDEWLMNYLTEFDGKQFQSITKAGLDLSNFEDEAEKEKQKETEEEFKSVVERTKSYLGDRVKEVRTTFKLASTPAVVVTDDYEMGTQMAKLLAAAGQAVPEVKYIFEINPEHELVKRMADEADEEAFGRWVEVLLGQAMLAERGSMEDPAQFLGAINQLLTKV
- the adk gene encoding adenylate kinase; the encoded protein is MRIILLGAPGAGKGTQANFIMDKYGIPQISTGDMLRAAIKAGTELGKQAKAVIDAGQLVSDEIILGLIKERIAQDDCAKGFLLDGFPRTIPQADGLKEMGVDVDYVIEFDVADDVIVERMAGRRAHLPSGRTYHVVYNPPKVEGKDDVTGEDLVVRDDDKEETVRARLGVYHEQTAPLINYYGKEAEAGKTTYLKFDGTKQVSEVSADIEKALA
- the hemH gene encoding ferrochelatase produces the protein MQKIKKQGVLLVNLGTPDEPTAPAVKRFLSQFLHDHRVVDMTRWLWCPILHGVILPIRAPKVAKLYESVWMEEGSPLMVYSKRQAKKLAKQLDMPVELGMTYGNPSLHAGFEALLSQGVDEVIVLPLYPQYSGTTTAAVSDGITKAFKKLPVIPAYSLIRDYHDHPMFIDALAQSVRAYWAEHGQGEYLLCSYHGIPKRFADNGDIYPQHCETTTRLLGEALGLNETQIGMAYQSRFGREEWLQPYTDKTLETLPAKGIKKIDIMTPAFSSDCLETLEEIAGENKHIFLEAGGEQFNYIPCLNDDERHIEMMAELVRNKL